A single window of Nicotiana sylvestris chromosome 5, ASM39365v2, whole genome shotgun sequence DNA harbors:
- the LOC104216588 gene encoding uncharacterized protein isoform X1, with protein sequence MKDMRAMVYIINTALSYIGKSSQSRTLLAMYIRVKRNRTTYFIQCDPTETILQIKEKLYNLVDQPVNDQRLILMPAGDVLEDSKSLADQKVENDAVVALTLRKDDNEFEDVNIVRPDDFYQSRDSEDGANW encoded by the exons ATGAAAGACATGCGCGCAATGGTTTATATAATAAATACGGCATTGAGCTATATTGGCAAATCTTCACAAAGCCGAACTCTATTG GCAATGTATATCCGTGTCAAGCGTAATAGGACCACCTACTTTATTCAATGTGACCCAACCGAGACAATTCTACAAATAAAGGAGAAATTGTATAACCTCGTAGATCAACCTGTTAATGATCAGCGATTAATCCTGATGCCTGCTGGAGACGTATTGGAAGACTCGAAGTCCCTAGCTGATCAGAAG GTCGAAAATGACGCTGTGGTGGCGCTTACTCTGAGAAAAG ATGACAATGAATTTGAGGATGTAAATATTGTGAGACCGGATGACTTTTACCAGTCCCGCGATTCAGAAGATGGTGCAAATTGGTAA
- the LOC104216588 gene encoding uncharacterized protein isoform X2, whose translation MAMYIRVKRNRTTYFIQCDPTETILQIKEKLYNLVDQPVNDQRLILMPAGDVLEDSKSLADQKVENDAVVALTLRKDDNEFEDVNIVRPDDFYQSRDSEDGANW comes from the exons ATG GCAATGTATATCCGTGTCAAGCGTAATAGGACCACCTACTTTATTCAATGTGACCCAACCGAGACAATTCTACAAATAAAGGAGAAATTGTATAACCTCGTAGATCAACCTGTTAATGATCAGCGATTAATCCTGATGCCTGCTGGAGACGTATTGGAAGACTCGAAGTCCCTAGCTGATCAGAAG GTCGAAAATGACGCTGTGGTGGCGCTTACTCTGAGAAAAG ATGACAATGAATTTGAGGATGTAAATATTGTGAGACCGGATGACTTTTACCAGTCCCGCGATTCAGAAGATGGTGCAAATTGGTAA